The genomic stretch TCGTAAGACGTTGGGCACCATCAAAACGAACCTGTTTTGGGCCTTCGCCTACAACACGGCGGGAATTCCCATCGCGGCTCTCGGATTGCTCAACCCGATGATTGCCGGCGCGGCCATGGCGGCCAGTTCCGTCCTGGTGGTGGCAAACTCGTTGCGGTTGCGCAGCTTTGGCCGCAAGTAAAATATAGAAACTACCTAGTCATCAGAGCCGGAACCGGCCACCCCAGCAAGGGTGGCCGGTTCCGGCTCTGCTGGGTTCTGCGCGGCCGAACATCGGTCGACGAAGCAAGTCAGTTAGGGGCTTCGCAATTCATCGGCACGCACCAACAACACGCCGCCAACAATGAGCAGCCCGCCGAGCAACTGGATGCCCGCGGGCAATTGCCCCAACAACATCCATGCCCACAGCACCGCAAAAAGCACTTCGGTGAGCGAGATGAACGAGGCGAGCTTCGAACCCAATGCCCGGGCGGCCATGATCCCGCTGACGTACGCCAAGACGGTGGAAAACAGGATCAAACCGCCAAGCGCGACCCACCACTGTGTTTCCCAGTTCGCCAAGCGCACCGGGACAAACGTTATCTTCATTTCCAGCAGGCCGATCAGGGCCAACAGGCCCATCATCGCGGCACCGACGAATAACCCGCCGGTGGCAAGCGCGATCGGCGGCAGGGCACCATCGGCCCGCGCACTGACAAAGAAGTACACCGTCAGGCCCACCGCCGCACCAATTCCCCAGAGCACGCCGATCGGATCCACCTTCGCCTCTCCGGTGAGATCCAGGACCGCCACCAGCCCACCCAGCGCCAGCAGTGTGCCACCAATGGTCATCAGCTTTGGCGTTTTACGATGCCGCACCCAAAGGAAAAGCACGATCATGACGGGAGCCAGATACTCCAGCAACAGGGCTACCCCCACGTCAAGGCGTTCAACCGCCAAGAAGTAGAAGAATTGGCAGGCGCCTACTCCAAAGAGGCCGAAGAGCAAGATGGACTTCCAGTTGCTGGCTACGAGTGACCATTTCCCACGCATCACCAGGAGCGTAGGAACCAATAGCACCAGCGCAGCACCGGTCATGCGGAGCGTTACTGCGGCGGCCGGACTCCATCCCGAATCTAGTAGCGATTTGGCGAAGGACCCCGAGAGACCGAAAACGGCGGATGAGAAGAGCGCGATACCTACGCCGCCCATACGCGGACGGGCCTGCACTCGTGGGGATGCTTCGGTCAATACCAATGATGCGGAGACTTCTTCTCTTGGCACGCGGCCACGCTCCCTAGGGATATCTCTCGTCGACACCCTGGTCATCGCGTGGCGACAAATCTCGTGTCAGGAGTAAATGAATGTATGCTCATGACACTAGGAGTTGCAACGCACTTCCGTCAATCCGCGCACATTAACAGGAGTCATAATGATCTTTGCCCCTGACACAGAGACCTCTCTTGGTTCGATCGTGGCACTGATCAATTCCGTGAACGAGTCAGCTGACAATTTGACGACGCTCAAGGATCTCGACGATTTCCTCGCCGATCAGAAATTCACCGGCTCGCGTACTCACGATTCCGCGGAACTACGCTCGGTGCGTCAACTACGTAGCCAGCTCGCCGGGCTCTGGCAATGCGCCGAGGCCGAGGCCGTGGAACAGGTCAACAACATCCTGCGTAACGCTCGGGCCATGCCGCAGCTGGTCAAACACGACGGCTGGAACTACCACATTCATGCCACGACTCCTGAGGCACCATTAA from Paeniglutamicibacter sp. Y32M11 encodes the following:
- a CDS encoding CGNR zinc finger domain-containing protein — translated: MIFAPDTETSLGSIVALINSVNESADNLTTLKDLDDFLADQKFTGSRTHDSAELRSVRQLRSQLAGLWQCAEAEAVEQVNNILRNARAMPQLVKHDGWNYHIHATTPEAPLSERMAVEAAMALVDVLRSAELSRLRVCAAPDCEAVLLDLSRNRSKRYCDTGNCANREHVRAYRQRKSQQKLEV
- a CDS encoding DMT family transporter, with amino-acid sequence MGGVGIALFSSAVFGLSGSFAKSLLDSGWSPAAAVTLRMTGAALVLLVPTLLVMRGKWSLVASNWKSILLFGLFGVGACQFFYFLAVERLDVGVALLLEYLAPVMIVLFLWVRHRKTPKLMTIGGTLLALGGLVAVLDLTGEAKVDPIGVLWGIGAAVGLTVYFFVSARADGALPPIALATGGLFVGAAMMGLLALIGLLEMKITFVPVRLANWETQWWVALGGLILFSTVLAYVSGIMAARALGSKLASFISLTEVLFAVLWAWMLLGQLPAGIQLLGGLLIVGGVLLVRADELRSP